The DNA segment GAGTGCAGTTTGTGCAACAGATGTGGTTTTGATTCCCACCAAGCACAACAGTATCTTTTCGCTGGAAAATGCGGTAACAGTAATTAAACGTTTTGTCCCGGAAATTCAACAACAGAGAAAAGATGGAGGTCCGATTGCTTTACCCATCTTTTTCAACGGTGAATCCATTAGAGAAGCAGGAAGAACCACCGCTGAACAAGCGATAGATGAAATTATAGAAAAAAGTAAGAAGGATAAAGTTAATCCTATTGATCTCACGCCATATTTTTACCCCAAATCTACTTTTGCAAAAAAAGACCGCCATGTTTTTGACATACCGAGTTTCGCGCATATTGCCAACAGTGCATTTACACGTATACCTGCGGCTTATCAACACAAAACAGCCCGTGAGTATTATTTGGCATTAGTAAAAGAATATTTTTTGCAATAACAATAAAGGGTTAAAAATATGAGCTTAAGTAATGTGGGCAATTTGATGTGCCTTTATAGGAGTGAAATCAATCCAGGTAAAGGCACAGATGCACCAGAATTTTGTATTAAAGCAGCTGCAAAACAATTACTTGAATCAGGTGGACGTAATTGGGTTCCGGTGATTGTCAAAGAAATTGCACAAGACGAGTATGAAGTCATAGGTAACTCATTCGTTTACGCGATCGCGGAGGAAGCCGATTTAGAAAGAGTATGGTGCATTGTCACAGATGCTAGTGAACAAACATTTGAGGTCACAAGAATTCTAACTGGTGAGTTAATCCCTAAAATTAATTTGTCAACCGCAACCAGAGATGAAATTCAAGCAGCGTTGCAATATTTAATTGAGAAACCTAACAGTGAATTAAAAACTG comes from the Nodularia sp. NIES-3585 genome and includes:
- a CDS encoding Rho termination factor: MSLSNVGNLMCLYRSEINPGKGTDAPEFCIKAAAKQLLESGGRNWVPVIVKEIAQDEYEVIGNSFVYAIAEEADLERVWCIVTDASEQTFEVTRILTGELIPKINLSTATRDEIQAALQYLIEKPNSELKTVKLAIATNRIDEASRQSWQDFEPITKLKCGITKGKKLDALKEVFYLIPQPEPEVTLKTLTVTKLKFMAKEQGFSGYNKMNKPELIALLTAG